The genomic region CCGGGCAGGCTCAACCCCGCACGTACCAGGTGCGCACCTTCGGCTGCCAAATGAACGTGCACGATTCCGAGCGGATGGCCGGCATGCTTGAGGCCGCCGGCTATGTTCCGTCCGCCGGCGAAGTGGCGGACGTCGTGGTCTTCAACACCTGCGCGGTCCGGGAGAATGCCGACAACAAGCTTTATGGCAACCTCGGGATCCTGGCCCCGGTCAAGGCAGCCAACCCCGGCATGCAGATTGCCGTCGGCGGTTGCCTCGCGCAAAAGGACCGGGAGACCATCCTCAAGAAAGCGCCGTGGGTGGATGCGGTGTTCGGCACCCACAACGTCGGTGCCCTGCCGGCCCTGCTGGACCGGGCCCGCCACAACAACGAGGCCCAGCTGGAAATCCTCGAGTCCCTCGATGTCTTCCCCTCGACGCTTCCGACCAAGCGCGACTCCGTGTACTCGGGCTGGGTGTCCATCTCGGTCGGCTGCAACAACACGTGCACTTTCTGCATCGTCCCGGCCCTGCGCGGCAAGGAAAAGGACCGCCGCCCCGGCGAAATCCTGGCCGAAATCCAGGCCCTCGTGGACGACGGCGCCATCGAAGTGACCCTGCTGGGGCAGAACGTGAATTCCTACGGCGTCGAGTTCGGCGACCGGCAGGCGTTCTCGAAGCTCCTGCGCGCATGCGGGCAAATCCCGGGCCTGGAGCGCGTCCGATTCACCAGCCCGCACCCGGCAGCTTTCACCGACGACGTCATCGACGCCATGGCCGAGACCCCCAACGTCATGCCGCAGCTGCACATGCCGCTGCAGTCCGGCTCGGACAAGGTCCTGAAGGACATGAAGCGCTCCTACCGCTCCACCAAGTTCCTTGGCATCCTGGACAAGGTACGGGAGAAGATTCCGCACGCGGCGATCTCCACCGACATCATTGTCGGGTTCCCCGGCGAGACCAAGGAAGACTTCCAGGCCACGCTCGACGTCGTTGAGAAGTCCCGGTTCGCCACCGCCTTCACCTTCCAGTACTCCAAGCGGCCCGGCACCCCGGCTGCGGACCTGCCGGACCAGCTCCCCAAAGCCGTGGTCCAGGAGCGCTTTGAGCGCCTCACGGCCCTCCAGGACCGGATTGCGGCGGAGGAAAACGCCCGCCAGTTGGGCCGCCGCGTCGAGGTCATGGTGACTGCCCGGTCGGGCCGCAAAGCCGAGGAAACCCATCGCCTCTCCGGCCGGTCCCAGGATCAGCGCCTGGTGCACTTCTCCGTACCCGCCGGCGCCGAAGTTCCCCGTCCCGGCGATCTCGTGACTGTCACCATCACGGAGGCCGCTGCGTTCCACCTCGTCGCCGACCCCGCATCCGCGGAAGACTACAGCCTGCGCCGGTCCCGCGCCGGCGACGCCTGGGACCGTTCCCAGGCAGACTCGTGCGGTTCTGGCCCGGCAGGCAAGACCAGTGCGTCGGGCAAGGCAGGTGTGTCGCTGGGCATGCCCAGCCTCCCGGTCCGCGGCCGCTAGCGCCGTGCCAAGCCCGCACCAGAGTGCGCCGGCGGGGGCTACGCCGCCGGTGATCGCCGTCGTCGGACCCACCGGCTCCGGCAAGTCCGATCTCGCCGTCTCGCTCGCGCTGGAG from Arthrobacter sp. NicSoilB8 harbors:
- the miaB gene encoding tRNA (N6-isopentenyl adenosine(37)-C2)-methylthiotransferase MiaB, translating into MRTFGCQMNVHDSERMAGMLEAAGYVPSAGEVADVVVFNTCAVRENADNKLYGNLGILAPVKAANPGMQIAVGGCLAQKDRETILKKAPWVDAVFGTHNVGALPALLDRARHNNEAQLEILESLDVFPSTLPTKRDSVYSGWVSISVGCNNTCTFCIVPALRGKEKDRRPGEILAEIQALVDDGAIEVTLLGQNVNSYGVEFGDRQAFSKLLRACGQIPGLERVRFTSPHPAAFTDDVIDAMAETPNVMPQLHMPLQSGSDKVLKDMKRSYRSTKFLGILDKVREKIPHAAISTDIIVGFPGETKEDFQATLDVVEKSRFATAFTFQYSKRPGTPAADLPDQLPKAVVQERFERLTALQDRIAAEENARQLGRRVEVMVTARSGRKAEETHRLSGRSQDQRLVHFSVPAGAEVPRPGDLVTVTITEAAAFHLVADPASAEDYSLRRSRAGDAWDRSQADSCGSGPAGKTSASGKAGVSLGMPSLPVRGR